One Branchiostoma floridae strain S238N-H82 chromosome 15, Bfl_VNyyK, whole genome shotgun sequence DNA window includes the following coding sequences:
- the LOC118431523 gene encoding uncharacterized protein LOC118431523 — MGGAQSTVQEGFHSLMERREADHNAGRPANPIGNFRVGISREIDQDFTDYSQYDFPFENLVLEGGGNRGLAYFGALQVLEEAGIWKNIKRFSGTSAGAITATFLAIGMSTNEARDYVDQDMRKVFIENAINSLCKKCSFVDHGCGYFSLLPNLLSGYGWNKAESFMIWLGGILKENTGNADITFLELYETFHTELAIVVFNLNYMTEMYCHVKTTPDMSIRKAVRMSMAIPGLFQCVKFKQFEFEDVFIDGGFGCNYPIHCFDGWWLCMESDSAFINKLHDLEDVQTLMQKSERFGTYNERTFGILLYSDSDPEFLEYELNSRFDGKRMPRPNSKLAKKYTDSERKKEESARVKREVLQAADKFLTALRESNLDKNDTIDKTELERAFRKRHLFTPEDARLLFGEGVNIDDVFYMLDVDGDGQITYRELVNYLETKGVHLFSKYLGYQRRNIENVGDFLFQLQAAQMMISKRLYVEKRDADRTIGVDTDYVDTADFDLEAEDKLFLIEQGKRGCRAFLKNFVKKFKLRPRGEQQRTPRKPQRRPGPELPSTSSRNLPNVLDSDSTDAQSSNSARYGYIDDSKGAVPKRTHFAASQRESIEQTEDFTD, encoded by the exons ATGGGCGGAGCACAGTCTACCGTTCAGGAGGGGTTCCACAGCCTGATGGAGCGGAGGGAGGCGGACCATAATGCGGGGAGGCCCGCCAACCCCATCGGGAACTTCCGCGTGGGGATCTCACGGGAGATCGACCAGGATTTCACCGACTACAGCCAGTACGACTTCCCGTTTGAGAACCTGGTGCTGGAGGGAGGAGGGAATAGGGGGCTGGCGTATTTTGGAGCCTTGCAG GTTCTTGAAGAGGCAGGGATATGGAAGAACATCAAACGTTTCTCCGGCACGAGTGCAGGCGCCATCACCGCGACCTTCCTCGCCATCGGGATGAGCACCAACGAGGCCAGGGACTATGTGGACCAAGACATGCGGAAGGTCTTCATTG AAAATGCGATCAACTCATTATGtaaaaaatgttcttttgtagACCATGGCTGTGGATATTTCAGCCTCCTGCCCAACTTGCTCTCCGGCTATGGCTGGAACAAAGCGGAGTCATTCATGATCTGGCTCGGAGGAATCCTGAAGGAAAACACCGGGAATGCTGACATCACGTTCTTGGAA TTGTATGAGACCTTCCACACTGAGTTGGCCATTGTGGTGTTCAACCTGAACTACATGACGGAGATGTACTGTCACGTGAAGACCACACCGGACATGTCAATCAGGAAGGCTGTCCGCATGTCTATGGCCATACCGG gtctATTCCAGTGTGTCAAGTTTAAGCAATTCGAGTTTGAAGACGTCTTTATTGACGGAGGATTCGGGTGCAACTATCCCATCCATTGTTTCGACG GATGGTGGCTGTGTATGGAGAGTGACAGCGCTTTCATTAACAAACTGCACGACTTAGAGGATGTCCAAACTCTCATGCAGAAATCCGAGCGTTTCGGAACCTACAACGAACGGACTTTCGGCATTCTCTTG TATTCTGATAGCGACCCGGAGTTCTTGGAGTACGAGCTCAACTCACGGTTTGACGGCAAGAGAATGCCAAGGCCAAATTCCAAACTCGCAAA GAAGTACACGGACTCTGAGCGTAAGAAAGAGGAGTCGGCGCGGGTGAAACGTGAGGTTCTCCAGGCGGCAGACAAGTTCCTGACGGCCCTGCGAGAGAGCAACCTGGACAAGAACGACACCATCGACAAGACGGAGCTGGAACGGGCCTTCAGGAAG AGGCACCTGTTCACCCCTGAAGATGCGAGACTCCTGTTCGGAGAAGGTGTCAATATCGATGACGTGTTCTACATGTTAGACGTGGATGGGGACGGCCAG ATCACGTACAGAGAGTTGGTGAACTACTTAGAGACGAAAGGTGTTCATCTCTTCTCTAAGTACCTGGGGTATCAGCGGCGCAACATCGAGAACGTCGGGGACTTCCTCTTCCAGCTTCAAGCAGCTCAGATGATGATCTCAAAACGTCTTTACGTTGAG AAAAGAGACGCCGATAGAACCATCGGGGTAGACACAGACTACGTGGACACGGCGGACTTTGATCTGGAAGCTGAGGACAAACTGTTTTTGATCGAG CAAGGGAAGAGAGGCTGCCGGGCCTTCCTGAAAAACTTcgtaaaaaaattcaaacttcGGCCGCGTGGAGAACAACAACGTACTCCTAGGAAACCTCAGCGACGACCTGGTCCCGAACTTCCTTCTACCTCCTCAAGAAACCTTCCTAACGTCTTAGACTCTGATTCTACTGATGCACAGTCTTCTAACTCTGCGAGATATGGTTACATTGATGACTCCAAGGGGGCGGTTCCTAAGAGAACGCATTTTGCGGCGAGTCAGAGAGAGTCCATCGAACAAACTGAAGATTTCACCGACTGA
- the LOC118431710 gene encoding WD repeat-containing protein 18-like has protein sequence MAAHVLEAALTSDTSGQLWSSCLWDLQSGTTLATYKGDGSAPRGLCLLGNQYLLSAANNKPLIHVWALQRRDHVQQRMVCGGRVSAMAVSPDGTLVVAGIAEKINIWQVCTGNLLAVLTRHYQGVTCLSFTDDGSHFLSGGEDNLVLVWPVHSVLSGGSTAVGHSLEPRHTLSHHSLPVTDLYCGCGGLQARAVSASLDQTCKLFEVSSGQLLLSVSFDVSITSVTMDTAETRLFAGGTNGNIHQVNLHAQPVQRERHFEDSKDGHAQVFKGHSKQVTCLSVSMDGSQLLSGSHDHTARLWDIPSMQCIRTFSHKGAVTNAMLILPPSHMLEGRGKPSAPLPQFKRHLYTQGEDIEEGTRNTVDVRIGQYRKGHVSDRVQQDYTEQKRIHDYTEQKDIQEKGDHGSKQDLEFEVKRLKHINQELYQYAAQNIFNTNGKS, from the exons ATGGCTGCCCACGTGTTGGAAGCGGCGCTGACCAGCGACACCTCCGGCCAGTTGTGGAGCTCGTGTCTGTGGGACCTGCAGTCCGGCACGACTCTGGCCACGTACAAGGGGGACGGCAGCGCACCGAGAGGGCTGTGTCTGCTCGGGAACCAGTATCTACTGAGCGCCGCTAACAACAAACCGCTCATACATGTGTGGGCACTACAGAGACGG GACCATGTCCAGCAGCGTATGGTGTGTGGTGGCAGGGTGTCAGCCATGGCTGTATCGCCTGATGGGACCCTGGTCGTGGCCGGTATCGCTGAGAAGATCAACATTTGGCAG GTGTGCACAGGTAACCTGTTGGCTGTCCTGACCAGACATTACCAAGGCGTGACCTGTCTTAGTTTTACAGACGATGGAAGTCACTTCCTGTCTGGTGGAGAGGATAACCTTGTACTTGTCTGGCCTGTTCACAG TGTTCTATCTGGAGGCAGTACTGCAGTGGGCCATAGCCTGGAACCCAGACACACCCTGTCCCACCACTCCCTGCCTGTCACAGACCTGTACTGTGGCTGTGGAGGACTACAGGCCAGGGCAGTGTCTGCTTCTCTAGACCAGACCTGTAAG TTATTTGAAGTCTCATCAGGCCAGCTCCTCTTGTCAGTTTCATTTGACGTCAGTATAACCTCCGTAACCATGGATACAGCAGAGACACGCCTCTTTGCAGGGGGCACCAATGGGAACATCCACCAAGTCAACCTGCATGCTCAG CCTGTTCAAAGAGAGAGACACTTTGAAGACTCTAAAGATGGCCATGCACAGGTCTTTAAAGGTCATAG tAAACAGGTGACGTGCCTGTCTGTCAGCATGGACGGCAGTCAGCTGTTGTCTGGGTCACATGACCACACGGCCAGACTGTGGGACATTCCCAGCATGCAGTGCATCCGGACGTTCTCACACAAAG GTGCTGTCACCAATGCCATGCTcatcctgcccccctcccacatgtTGGAAGGCAGAGGCAAGcccagcgcccccctcccacagttcAAACGTCACCTCTACACACAGGGAGAGGACATAGAGGAAGGAACTAGGAACACTGTAGATGTCAGAATAGGGCAGTACCGAAAG GGCCATGTTTCTGATCGGGTGCAGCAGGACTACACTGAACAGAAAAGAATACATGATTATACTGAACAG AAGGATATTCAGGAGAAGGGTGATCATGGGAGTAAACAGGATCTGGAGTTTGAAGTGAAGAGGTTGAAGCACATCAACCAGGAGTTGTATCAATATGCCGCTCAGAACATATTCAACACCAATGGAAAAAGCTGA